CATGTGAGCCCAGACTCCCCCTTAATAAGTGGGACATAACATGTGAgattttgaacttttttaaaTGGGATGTAGAGTGAAGACAGGGTTCAAACTCAAGACCACCTACTCTGATACAATAATAAATTACCGATTATCCAAAAACTTAAGTTGTTTGGAAATtgttaatttaatcatttaactattattctaacacaaggaaattatatatatatatatatatatatatacacacacacatatttcaAGTATGTCTCTTTTATTTGCGTTGAAATTTTAATCATCTTCCCAATTTAACATATCCCGAACAGCCATTTTCAGAGCTTTTGAACTCTACTTCCTAGACCATTGTGGCCACTAGGTCTAACTTGATTTTGCTACAGTAATTAGTCTTGTTCCTTTAATAGGTGGTCCCtgttgatgaaaagatgagagaCATTTGAAATGGTTTGGTCATGTGCAGAGTAGAACTATTAATGCATTGAGTTGATAAAAGTCTCAAGAGAATgaaaaagggtagaggaagacatCAAATGATGTTAGTAGAAGTATTAAAAAAGGATATGACAATTAAGAAGATCACAGAGAGTATGATTTTAGTTTCAATAGAATGatggaaaagaatacatgtagTTGACCTTGATTAGTCTGTTGTATACATAACATATCCCAAAATTTTCAGATTAaggctttgttttgttttgttgtagaAAGTCCAAGTGTGCACACATACAACCCCTGTgttttatgtatatatgtgtatgtgtgtgtgtgtgtgtgtgcgcgcgctcATGTGTGTAATACAACAAACTATGAATTTGGTCCTGCACTATATGTCAAAGgttaattttgtctttaaactattaattgTATCACTTtagttcttaaaattttgaaaacagtGCAATGTTACCCTTGCATAGTTTGTGTGATTTAGACAGGTAACTTTGATGGCAAGTGGGGGCAAGGGTAATATTGAGCTGTTTTATTTGCTagtattttcaattatttttgtgtCTTCTAcgtttttttgaataatttattattgcaCATAAGAGCACATTGCCCAATACCAAGTTGATTGGGGCCCAACTACCAACGTATGCATGGCATGATTAACCTTAAAAAATGAAGGCATTAGGCTGAGGATTATAGTCTTGACATTGATTTTCTGGGGTTAAGAGCCTTATATATAAAACTGGTAAGGTTCTTTACACCTTACAGGATACGTTTGTCATGATCTCTGTTCTATACTTAGTTTGCTTTTCTGATAATCTAATTGACCTTCGGGGGTTTGATTTTGTATTCCAGATGGAAGAAGCCTCCCTTAGCAGTGAGCAGGTGCCTGATAGTGAGTGCAATGAgattcaaaaagaagaagatggtgtAATGACAGAATTAGATTATCAAAATGGTCTCTCTGAAGGAAGGAAGGAGTTTGTTGCACCTGCTGTTGGAATGGAGTTTGAGTCGTATGATGATGCTTACAATTACTATAATTGCTATGCTAAGGAAGCTGGGTTTCGCGTTAGAGTGAAGAATTCATGGTTCAAGCGTAATAGCAGAGAGAAGTATGGTGCAGTACTTTGTTGCAGCAGCCAGGGTtttaaaagaattaaagatGTAAATCGTTTAAGAAAGGAAACAAGAACCGGTTGCCCTGCAATGATAAGAATGAGGTTAGTTGACTCCAAAAGGTGGAGGATACTTGAAGTTACACTTGAACACAACCATTTATTAGGTACCAAGGTCTACAAATCAATTAAGAAGATGGGCAGTGGAACTAAAAGGAAGTCAGATTCAAATTCCGATGCAGAAGTACAAACAGTCAAGTTGTACAGAGCACTTGTGATAGATGCAGGAGGCAATGGGGGCTCAAATTCAAATGCAAGAGAAGTCGGGAATTTCACTGATCATCCCAATCAGCTGAGCCTAAAAAAGGGTGACACACAAGCCATTTATAATTATCTCTGCCGTATGCAATTGGCTAATCCGAACTTCTTTTACTTGATGGATCTCAACAACGAAGGGCGTTTGAGGAATGTGTTTTGGGTTGATGCTAGATCTAGGGCTGCATGTTGTTACTTTAGTGATGTTATTTATTTTGACAACACATATTTGTCAAACAAATATGAGATCCCTCTTGTAGCACTTGTTGGAATAAATCACCATGGCCAATCAGTATTGCTTGGGTGTGGCCTGCTTGCAGGTGAGACAACAGAATCTTATATTTGGCTGTTCAAAGCTTGGCTTACATGCATGTCAGGACGTCCTCCACAAACTATTATTACTGATAGGTGTAAGGCTTTGCAGAGTGCAATTGCAGAGATGTTTCCAAGATCTCTCCATCGTTTTGGTTTGTCACACATTATGAAAAGAGTTCCAGAAAAATTGGGAGGGTTACGCAACTATGATGCAATCAGGAAAGCAATGATTAAAGCAGTTTATGAAGCTTTGAAGGTGATCGAATTTGAAACTGCATGGGTATTTATGGTCCAGCGATTTGGAGTTGGTGATCATGAGTGGCTTCGATCTTTGTATGAAGATCGAGTTAGGTGGGCACCAGTTTATCTGAAAGACACTTTTTTTGCTGGAATGTCTGCTGCACGTTCAGGTGACATACTGAAtcctttttttgatagatatgTGCATAAACAAACTCCTTTGAAAGAGTTTCTTGATAAGTATGAATTGGCTCTACATAAGAAGCACAAGGAAGAAGTTCATGCAGATATTGAGTCAAGAAGCTCAAGCCCCTTACTGAAAACAAGATGTTCTTTTGAGTTGCAGCTCTCCAAAGTGTACACAAGAGAAATATTTAAGAAGTTCCAATACGAAGTGGAAGAGATGTATTCTTGTTTTAGCACAACACAGTTGCACATTGATGGGCCAATCGTAATATTCTTGGTCAAGGAGCGTGTTTTGGGTGAGGGAAATAGGAGGGAGATTAGGGATTATGAAGTTCTATACAACAGAACAGCAGGCGAGGTTCGTTGTATTTGCAGTTGCTTTAACTTCTATGGGTACCTATGCCGGCACGCATTGTGTGTGCTTAATTTTAATGGGGTGGAGGAGGTCCCTCCTAAATACATTCTGTCACGCTGGAAAAAGGATTACAAGCGCTTGTACATTCCTGATGTTGGCTCTGGTAGTGTAGATGCTACTGACCGTGTGCAGTGGTTTAATCAATTATACCGAAGTGCCTTGCAAGTTGTTGAGGAGGGGGTGATTTCTCTGGACCATTACAATGTGGCATTGCAAGCTTTTGAGGAATCATTGAATAGGGTTCATGATGTAGATGGCAGGCAGGCATTGCTAGCTTTTGAGGAGTCATTGAATAGGGTTCATGATGTAGAAAGCAGACaggaataacttttttttttgtgatgatgGTCGAAGATCCCTTCTTCAACTACCAtggtattatttttattcccTCCCTTTTTCTCGAGGGCTGCTTCCATCTGTTCTTCATGCAGAATGTCcataacatatataatatagataGGCGCAATGGGTCAGCTTGTATGTTGCCTATTCTTACCTCATAATTTACATAGTTttctccccctttcttttttgacatttcaAATTATGTCAGCTGTGTTACTCTTCTAGGCAGATAACATTAAGTATATAGCACGTTTCTGGGTTAATGTAGGCTTATCCTTTCCCAGACTTGCTTCTGGGGTTTGATGTATATACTGAcaaatttttgtttctgttAATATAATTCTAATTTTTGACAAATACATTGGATGAAGCTTGTGATTTACATGAGAAAAATAAGCATATACTTTAGTCCATTAAAATGTTTAAACAATTTGACTGCACAGGTCCATGTTTGATTGTAAATGCATCATTATCAATCCTCTTCAAATATGTAGGCTAAAATGCATTGTTCATGTCATAGACATTTTTAGTCAAGCAGATTGTTCCATAGTGCACGTCTGCTTTGTTAAAGCATTTTTATGTACGTTCCATCCCTTAATTCTCCACAGAGAACTTTGAGGCCCTGGACTTTCTGGCTAATTTCTGAATGTGTTGTGGTTTCAGCCAAGTAAGAGCTATGATTGTTTGAAATCACTGCTAAGCATTCTTGAATATGACTATTTTAGGATTTAGGATACTTGTTTTTTGCTGAATCATGTTAGGgatactttttttctttaatagaAAGTAACGCTTGATTGGAACACAAGCTACAGAGAGCACCCTTCAACCCTCAAGACCTGACATGGTCTTGTGGGGAAAGGCACTCAAGTACGAAACACccttaaaatttctttttcaaagcTCATTTACATAACACGAGTAGCCTCATTGGGGGATCTATTGACCCAACCAAAGGACACGTTCTCAACCTGATTACACAAGGATCTGATATCCTCAAGGACAAACTGCATATTCATGAAGGCCTAGCAAAATCCTTGATCAAAGTTATGACAACTACTTTTTTCAGCTCTAACTTTGATACTAGTTGCAAGCTCCATAGCATTGCCAGTGCCTCAGCTCCCCTGGACAGCAGCAAGAatgttttttttcccaacaACTACTATCCCTCTACAATCCCTGCAGCATAGCTTTCTACTGCAGTATCACAGTTCATGGGTTGGTCTTTGACTCTTTGACTCTTTTCCGTTGCTTAATCAAGGTCTTTCTTGCCTTGGGTTGTGCACTTCTAGCTTGTATATGACTTAGGCTGTTGATTTTAAATGACATCTCCAATTACTGAATCTCGCCTCTTGCTGAAACAGATCTATTTGCATACACTTTGtgcaaatcaaaattttctttattttaacatcatttaaaaaaaaaaaaatagattataaaaaaaaaccatcatttGTAAAGTAATTTTCTGCTTAGCTTCAACCTAGTTGGATTCTTAAACTGCCTAGTTTATGGCTAGTAAGTTCCGTAAAAGAATCTCTTTTGTGATTGGAACTGTCTTGTGCGTAGCTGGTTAGCTTTTTAGGAAATTCATAGTCCAAACTCATGACATTACACCAATTAAATATGATGATGCAAAAATATTCAGTGGGCTAGTCGGCCAAACAGGAAGTTGCTGAAGACTTGCAAGAAAGAAATTCCTTATTGGAGGGCTTCAGTGTGGCACCGACCCAAGTTTCTTTGATGCTTAAGTCAAACTTTCACTCAGCTTATGAGAAAGTATTATGgaagtaggtttttttttttttttactcgaACCTTTGCAAAGTGGGGCCATGCCCGTATATAGGCAACCTGAGTGACCGTTGCCTCCATAAATGTCTTATTTCATAATTGGAATGTAGTTAGCACTCTGGTTGTAATGTATATATGGTCGTCAGGATAGTAGGATACATGACCATTGGGAATGGATCATGAAATAATTGGCATATTAAATGTATCCCAAAGTTTATGCTTTCCTTTTCTAATCTTTCCACCGTTGCCTCCATAAATGTCTTATTCCATAATGGAAATGTAGTTAGCACACAGGTTGTAATGTCCATGTAGTAGTCAAGATAGTAGGATACATGACCATTGGGAACAGGTGTGGAgtcttttttgcaaatgttgggctGAGCCGCATCCTGCTGCACTAGGCCCAAAGTTTTTTGGATCAGAGAGTTGGGACTGGTCCAATAGCAACCCTCCTTGGTCTGACTTGTGCGCAAATGATGCCCCTTGTTTACCAAGATTTTTATCACATGCCCATGGTAGACAGAGCTGTTATAATAACCACGGTAgatagatacaataaaaataataattgaaattctTTTACTATTCAGACAAAAGTAAATAATGGGCTTTGGTAATGAATGCTCGTTTTATGAAACAGCAACAAAGGATAAGTATAGAATGAGTAGCAAtaagcttattaaaagaaaaatgtcagtCTGCCGTGTCAAGTTATGTTGCTAggtctaagtcaagaaggaaaCCATCTCCTCAACGCAAATAATCTCTCTAGGgaagaaattaactgctttgaggGGGCGGGCCTAAATGACTTGTACTTAGAGAGGTCATTTGCCGTTAATAGAGAACATGGGTCGGAGAGGGAGAGGGGGGATCAACCTATTTTGTGCATGTCTGCCACTCTGTTCTTTCcgtttttactcttttttttttttttttttcttttctaattctttcattcctttctctttgttttatcTTTCAGTGTTTTTCTTAGTTATAGTGATTCTCTCCCCAGAGATCGCTCTCCCATCCGTGCATAGTAAGGGCTCCTTATATAATGCTAGCCGCGGctggcttttaccattttagcccttaaccgtcTTTGTCTGGTGTGGGCGTCCTTGCCGACCATTACTAATTGGTCAATTGCCCAACCAGCACCATTTATCTGAGCTGGCCGCGCCACTCCACCTCACCCGACAGAGaagactattttgtttgtttgcttgccgTGACATTCTTACTTGCCACGGTGTAagtactctcttcctctccgttccttatggcatgcacctagtggttccaactcaactttgcttcttttggatggtatgtcatcccaacaGGACACTGCCTTCAAAAGAGTTTGAgcagaaaacacaaaaataggtttTCCCCCCTCCCCACCGTCAGATTATGCCTttttacctctgacccatgacccaccacttcctgtattggctgagtacaggctggtggtgtcTGGGCCTTACGTGTGCCTTACTTCCATGCTCGTCCAAAATTTGCCTGCTGCTCATGCGCTTGCTGTGGTTTGAAGGTCTGTTTGCCTGTTCTTCTGTTTGTTCTTGGCTTCTTGCAATGTGGGTTGCTTTAttgatttctcattctttatggTTTGCTGGGCTTTGCTCGATTGTGGGCTTCTCCTCCTTGGTGTCATTCTCCGTGTTCTATTCTTAGCCTTGCAATTACTTCCTGCCACATCATTCTGCCATGCCTGCTGTGATATTTACTTGACCCAGGGCTGCTGGGCCTCTTTGGGTTTGCTGTTCATAATTTTTCTAGTAgcccaataaactcattgggcctTTTACTGCATTACTTGTGTCCCGCTTACTTCCTTTTGGGCATTTTTGGCCCTTTCTAATTCTGTGCTTCCCATGAGctttttactaactccttgggcttccttaGCCCAAGTACTTTATACTTCATCTTTGGGGCTTTTGAGTTCTCTATTACCcattactttctttacttataTTGCTTTGGGCTTGCTGTGGCAGCTGTGACCCATTCTCACCTTCTACATCTATACAACCCATGTGTTTGCTACTTCTCTCTTTCTGGGTCCttttaggcccatttacttcttcaaggtccatttgtttgctttatggacccatgatccattattcATGCTTCTTGGGCTTAATGACTTTTCTATCCCACTTTTTTCTGCCCacgttgttgggcttcttcctcctGCTgggctccaaaaaaaaaaaaatagcatctACATTTAGCCCCTTGAGCATATGAAATGCTCCCGCAGTTCATATGTGAATAAAGACTTTCCTATCCAttctgtcttcttctttttcttttccttcgcGGGCTTTTTCGAATAGTGGACCCCaactcatacatttttttttctttcctgcCGTGAACAGTGTTGTCTTTTCGAATTTCCCAGTTTAGCAATTATTCTGAAACACAACCTCCGCTTCATTAACTCCTTCCCTTATCCGCCGATTGACCCATCGTATCCCTTCGTACCACTCTTCATGGCGCTGGTATTTAAGATCGAGTCCCTTCATATGTCGGACACAAGcactctttctcttcctttttcttctcaGTGTCCTTCTTCCCAAACACCACAAACCGTCTTCCCCGATCAACCGATACTCCATGACACCGACGAAAGGTCAAACCTTTTCCTGCCGTAAGGGGAAAGAGGTTGTCGATGATCCTGCTACGCGTGAGGTGGGCGAAGAGGTCGTCTATTCTGAATCGGAACATTCCGATAAGGAAGGAGAGCGGCGTGGTCCCAACAGTGAATGTGCCCCCCTTATAGATCCTTGGTATGATGTCCACGGCTACTTCCCCAAGGGTCCTGGTGATTATGAGCCGCCACCACCAGGCCATGTGTGGCTTGCCCTTTGCCGGCGTAACCCAGACATTTCTTGGGCTCCATTGGCCTCTTCGATTTCCGATCTTGCCATCCGTCAAGGCACTTCACTCCTCGTACCCATTCACTTCGAATTTGGGTCCGACACGGCTTTAGGTTGGGAGGAATGGGTAGATAGAGAGTTGTCCGATACAGGCTCTATGGGATTGCTACAGCGGGCTGGCGCATTGAAGGCCATTGTTCTATCCCACCGTTTATCTAACTTCAGGGACTTATTCAACCTCCGCCATTTAGTCCGTCGATGGTGCACCACTACCCACACCTTCTTTCTTTCCTGCTGTGAGATCACCGTAACTTTGGAGGATGTGGCGAATCAGTTGCTTTCGCCCATCCTTGGCAACGTTGATCTTGCCACTTTAGAACTTTCTCCGGAGGAAGAGGCCGTGGAGGCCGAGTTGAAGAAAAGAATGAGTGGTAACGCGAAGTTATCATTTTGGATTGGTTCTCCTTTGAAGCTCTCCGTCGCTGCTAGCTGTGCGGCCTTCATCACATTCTGGCTCTATAAGTTTGTCTTTAGCTCTCATCCCCACTATGTTGTAAAGCCTCTGTACTTTCGTTTGGCTATTAAGATTTCTGCTGG
The sequence above is drawn from the Castanea sativa cultivar Marrone di Chiusa Pesio chromosome 5, ASM4071231v1 genome and encodes:
- the LOC142633238 gene encoding protein FAR1-RELATED SEQUENCE 6-like; translation: MEEASLSSEQVPDSECNEIQKEEDGVMTELDYQNGLSEGRKEFVAPAVGMEFESYDDAYNYYNCYAKEAGFRVRVKNSWFKRNSREKYGAVLCCSSQGFKRIKDVNRLRKETRTGCPAMIRMRLVDSKRWRILEVTLEHNHLLGTKVYKSIKKMGSGTKRKSDSNSDAEVQTVKLYRALVIDAGGNGGSNSNAREVGNFTDHPNQLSLKKGDTQAIYNYLCRMQLANPNFFYLMDLNNEGRLRNVFWVDARSRAACCYFSDVIYFDNTYLSNKYEIPLVALVGINHHGQSVLLGCGLLAGETTESYIWLFKAWLTCMSGRPPQTIITDRCKALQSAIAEMFPRSLHRFGLSHIMKRVPEKLGGLRNYDAIRKAMIKAVYEALKVIEFETAWVFMVQRFGVGDHEWLRSLYEDRVRWAPVYLKDTFFAGMSAARSGDILNPFFDRYVHKQTPLKEFLDKYELALHKKHKEEVHADIESRSSSPLLKTRCSFELQLSKVYTREIFKKFQYEVEEMYSCFSTTQLHIDGPIVIFLVKERVLGEGNRREIRDYEVLYNRTAGEVRCICSCFNFYGYLCRHALCVLNFNGVEEVPPKYILSRWKKDYKRLYIPDVGSGSVDATDRVQWFNQLYRSALQVVEEGVISLDHYNVALQAFEESLNRVHDVDGRQALLAFEESLNRVHDVESRQE